One Nitrospiraceae bacterium DNA segment encodes these proteins:
- a CDS encoding nucleotide sugar dehydrogenase: MPIDQVRRRKVAVVGLGYVGLPIAVAFGKHQRVIGFDINKEKIAELQKGLDRTGEVSSADLQSTQVTYTSQPDDLKAADFIIVAVPTPISEALQPDLKPLRMCSEMIGANLSRGTIVVYESTVYPGVTEEVCLPILEKQSGMKAGIDFKVGYSPERINPGDKEHTLEKIVKVVAAQDPESLDIVAKAYGMVVKAGVHRAPSIKVAEAAKVIENTQRDLNIALMNELALIFHRLGIDTKSVLDAAGTKWNFLKFSPGLVGGHCIGVDPYYLTAKAESVGYHPQVILSGRRINNGMGKFVAEQAIKLLSQLGRPTTELKVAVLGLTFKENVPDLRNSRVPDIINELREYGVQVVVHDPMAEVEEAMAEYGIHLTEWDAIKNVDGVVFAVSHRTYLEMGIQKLTKVLRNPQEGVLIDVKSMFDKESFPKSLKYWRL, encoded by the coding sequence ATGCCAATAGACCAAGTCAGAAGGCGAAAAGTGGCGGTTGTCGGGCTTGGTTATGTGGGACTTCCGATCGCCGTGGCGTTCGGGAAGCACCAGCGCGTAATCGGGTTCGACATCAATAAGGAAAAAATAGCGGAACTTCAGAAAGGTCTCGATCGAACTGGTGAAGTTTCCTCCGCGGATCTCCAGTCGACGCAAGTTACATATACATCACAACCAGACGATCTCAAGGCAGCTGACTTTATCATTGTTGCTGTTCCCACTCCCATCAGTGAGGCACTCCAGCCAGATTTGAAGCCGCTACGAATGTGCTCTGAGATGATCGGTGCCAACCTGTCACGTGGCACGATCGTTGTTTATGAGTCTACAGTGTATCCCGGAGTAACTGAAGAAGTTTGTCTCCCGATTCTCGAAAAACAATCAGGCATGAAAGCTGGCATTGACTTCAAGGTTGGCTATTCGCCGGAGCGGATCAATCCTGGCGACAAGGAGCACACGCTCGAAAAAATCGTAAAGGTCGTAGCGGCTCAAGATCCTGAATCGCTCGATATCGTGGCAAAGGCCTATGGAATGGTCGTAAAGGCGGGAGTTCATCGAGCTCCTAGTATAAAGGTGGCTGAAGCCGCGAAAGTAATCGAGAACACACAGCGGGATCTAAATATCGCACTCATGAATGAGTTAGCTCTCATTTTCCATCGTCTCGGCATAGATACTAAGTCCGTGCTCGATGCGGCGGGAACGAAGTGGAACTTTCTCAAATTCTCTCCAGGCCTTGTTGGGGGGCATTGCATAGGAGTCGATCCGTATTATCTGACTGCTAAAGCTGAGTCCGTCGGATATCATCCTCAGGTCATTCTCTCCGGCCGACGGATCAATAATGGGATGGGTAAGTTTGTGGCTGAGCAAGCGATAAAATTGTTGAGTCAGCTTGGCCGTCCCACAACTGAGCTGAAGGTTGCAGTATTAGGGCTCACGTTCAAAGAAAACGTTCCAGACCTCCGCAATAGTAGAGTTCCTGACATCATCAATGAACTGCGAGAATATGGCGTGCAGGTTGTCGTTCACGATCCAATGGCCGAAGTGGAAGAAGCCATGGCCGAGTATGGAATTCATCTCACCGAGTGGGATGCTATCAAGAATGTAGATGGTGTGGTATTCGCAGTTTCACACCGTACCTATCTTGAGATGGGAATCCAAAAACTGACAAAGGTTCTTCGTAACCCACAGGAAGGTGTGCTTATAGATGTGAAGAGCATGTTCGACAAGGAGTCCTTCCCCAAATCTCTTAAGTACTGGCGTCTGTAA